In Balaenoptera musculus isolate JJ_BM4_2016_0621 chromosome 19, mBalMus1.pri.v3, whole genome shotgun sequence, one genomic interval encodes:
- the EXOC3L1 gene encoding exocyst complex component 3-like protein, with translation MSQWWEYPALPRGPGERAILKAKAICGGGRTGRLAKPAGPRRSLQLRGAPTLRALTWTFAPTPTSAPAPPAMDSAARDRMQPALPPGSSCPGPEWPEQERAEQLARGAALKWASGIFYRPEQLARLGQYRSREVQRTCSLEARIKSVVQSYLEGVKTGVRQLAWALEAVQGAREALGQAHALLQGMAEAAQTLEPLREQVVQHKQLQAMSQLLPRLRAVPAALAHTQTLIDAQRLLEAYVSLRELEQLQEETWAPLGGLELPVFEGLGPLAEALGQAVEAAAGAAGRLAREDPALLVAAMRVAEVDAGRTTSLEQAARDWRQRCLRALQEGLERIHFGTPLQPGPGALAGWLEALRVALPAELAAAEALVAPCCPPHYNVVRLWAHTLHSGLRHCLQQLLEGPQLEAADAFTLLHWALHVYLGPEMMGSLELGPEADVSDLEPLLTLENIEQLETIFVAKVQASVAQWLQKALDGDVAEWGREQEPDTDPSGFYHSPMPAIVLQILEENIRVTRMVSESLQRRVHGMALSELSAFLRSFSDALIRFSRDHLRGEATAPHYVPYLLATLNHQSALSSSVSVLQPDWVAPGALAPVEAALDELQRRICRLVLEALLAELQPLFAALPSRRWLSSPELLDDVCERTASFCQDFRHVRDPAVQLLLAEAERTVVLQYLRALMQGRLVCRGADERTQAAERLRHDAAQLRELFLGLGLEESVQCAPVLLALRELLNLRDPTLLGLEVAGLRQQFPDVSEDHVSALLDLRGDVSREQRLAALSSLQAGPQPSPPAGGRALFSLVPAPAPPLSSCLPSGSCA, from the exons ATGAGCCAGTGGTGGGAGTACCCAGCTCTGCCAAGAGGGCCAGGGGAGAGGGCCATCCTCAAGGCCAAGGCTATCTGTGGAGGAGGGAGAACTGGACGCCTGGCCAAGCCTG cgGGGCCTAGACGAAGCCTGCAGCTCAGAGGAGCTCCCACTCTACGTGCTCTAACCTGGACCTTTGCCCCCACTCCTACCTCCGCTCCGGCTCCTCCAGCCATGGACTCAGCAGCCAGGGACAGAATGCAGCCCGCACTTCCCCCTG GCTCTTCCTGCCCAGGGCCTGAGTGGCCGGAGCAGGAGAGGGCGGAGCAGCTGGCCCGGGGTGCAGCACTCAAGTGGGCCTCGGGTATCTTCTACCGGCCAGAGCAGCTGGCCAGGCTCGGCCAGTACCGTAGCCGCGAGGTGCAGCGTACCTGTTCCCTGGAAGCACGCATCAAG TCGGTGGTGCAGTCGTACCTGGAGGGCGTGAAGACCGGTGTGCGGCAGCTGGCCTGGGCCCTTGAGGCCGTGCAGGGAGCCCGCGAAGCCCTGGGCCAGGCTCATGCGTTGCTCCAGGGTATGGCTGAGGCTGCACAGACCCTAGAACCCCTGCGGGAGCAGGTTGTGCAACACAAGCAACTGCAGGCCATGTCTCAGCTGCTGCCCCGGCTGCGAGCTG TGCCTGCTGCATTGGCCCACACACAGACCCTGATTGATGCCCAGCGACTCTTGGAGGCATATGTGAGCCTTCGGGAACTGGAGCAGCTGCAAGAGGAGACGTGGGCACCTCTCGGGGGCCTGGAGTTGCCAGTGTTCGAGGGGCTGGGCCCTCTGGCTGAGGCTCTGGGCCAGGCTGTGGAGGCGGCTGCAGGGGCTGCAGGGCGGCTGGCACGGGAGGACCCAGCCCTGCTGGTGGCTGCTATGCGTGTGGCCGAAGTGGACGCTGGGCGCACAACCTCCCTGGAGCAGGCCGCCCGGGACTGGCGGCAGCGCTGTCTGCGGGCACTACAGGAGGGCTTGGAGCGGATCCACTTTGGGACACCTCTGCAGCCTGGGCCAGGGGCACTAGCAGGGTGGCTGGAGGCTCTGCGGGTGGCTCTACCAGCAGAGCTGGCCGCGGCTGAGGCACTGGTAGCACCCTGCTGCCCACCACACTACAACGTGGTCCGGCTGTGGGCCCACACCCTGCACAGTGGCCTGCGCCACTGCCTGCAGCAACTTCTGGAAGGGCCTCAGCTGGAAGCTGCCGATGCCTTCACCTTGCTGCATTGGGCACTGCATGTGTACCTGGG GCCAGAAATGATGGGGAGCCTGGAATTGGGGCCCGAGGCTGATGTGTCTGATCTGGAGCCCCTCCTGACCCTGGAGAACATCGAGCAGTTGGAGACAATATTTGTGGCCAAAGTCCAG GCAAGTGTGGCCCAGTGGCTGCAGAAGGCACTGGACGGGGATGTAGCTGAGTGGGGCCGAGAGCAGGAGCCTGACACAGACCCATCTGGCTTCTACCACTCACCAATGCCAGCCATCGTGCTGCAG ATCCTGGAAGAGAACATTCGCGTGACCAGAATGGTCAGTGAGTCACTGCAGCGGCGGGTGCATGGCATGGCACTGTCAGAACTGAGCGCATTCCTGAGGAG CTTTAGTGATGCTCTGATCCGATTCTCCCGAGACCACCTCAGGGGGGAAGCAACGGCCCCTCATTACGTGCCCTACCTACTGGCCACCCTCAACCACCAATCAGCACTCAG CTCCTCCGTGTCCGTCCTGCAGCCCGACTGGGTGGCTCCAGGGGCCTTGGCTCCGGTGGAGGCAGCGCTGGACGAGTTGCAGAGGAGGATCTGCCGCCTGGTGTTGGAGGCGCTGCTGGCGGAGCTACAG CCCCTATTCGCTGCTCTGCCCTCTCGCCGGTGGCTGTCGAGCCCAGAGCTGCTGGATGACGTGTGCGAGCGGACCGCGAGCTTCTGCCAGGACTTCCGACACGTGCGGGATCCTGCGGTCCAG CTGCTGCTGGCCGAGGCGGAGCGTACCGTGGTGCTGCAGTACCTACGTGCGCTGATGCAAGGCCGCCTAGTGTGCCGCGGTGCTGACGAGCGGACCCAGGCGGCCGAGCGCCTGCGGCACGATGCCGCCCAGCTTCGGGAGCTTTTCCTCGGTTTG GGCCTGGAGGAGAGCGTTCAGTGCGCGCCAGTGCTGCTCGCCTTGAGGGAGCTGCTGAACCTCCGCGACCCCACGCTGCTTGGTCTCGAGGTGGCAGGCTTGCGGCAACAATTTCCCGACGTGAG CGAGGATCACGTCTCCGCCCTCTTGGACCTGCGCGGGGACGTGTCCCGAGAGCAGCGCCTGGCCGCACTCAGCTCTCTGCAGGCCGGCCCGCAGCCCTCGCCCCCAGCGGGTGGACGCGCACTCTTCAGCCTCGTGCCAGCACCTGCACCCCCGCtgtcctcctgcctcccctcgGGGTCCTGTGCCTGA
- the E2F4 gene encoding transcription factor E2F4 isoform X1 has protein sequence MAEAGPQAPPPPGTPSRHEKSLGLLTTKFVSLLQEAKDGVLDLKLTTPDQVSPESGAEHSPLSSACQAADTLAVRQKRRIYDITNVLEGIGLIEKKSKNSIQWKGVGPGCNTREIADKLIELKAEIEELQQREQELDQHKVWVQQSIRNVTEDVQNSCLAYVTHEDICRCFAGDTLLAIRAPSGTSLEVPIPEGLNGQKKYQIHLKSVSGPIEVLLVNKEAWSSPPVAVPVPPPEDLLQSPPAVSTPPPLPKPALAPPQDASRPSSPQVTTPNPVPGSTEAQGVAGPAAELTVSAGPGTDNKDGGELSSLPLGLTALDTRPLQSSALLDSSSSSSSNSSSSGPNPSTSFEPIKADPTGAKAGQPPAINQSSASQVLELPKELSEIFDPTRECMSSELLEELMSSEVFAPLLRLSPPPGDHDYIYNLDESEGVCDLFDVPVLNL, from the exons ATGGCGGAGGCCGGGCCGCAGGCGCCGCCGCCCCCGGGCACACCAAGCCGGCACGAGAAGAGTTTGGGACTTCTCACTACCAAGTTCGTGTCGCTTCTGCAGGAGGCAAAGGACGGCGTGCTTGACCTCAAGCTG ACTACTCCAGACCAAGTCTCACCTGAGAGTGGGGCTGAGCATTCCCCACTCTCTTCTGCCTGCCAGGCAGCTGACACCCTAGCTGTTCGCCAGAAGCGGCGGATTTATGACATTACTAACGTGCTGGAAGGTATCGGGCTGATCGAGAAAAAATCCAAGAATAGCATCCAGTGGAA GGGCGTGGGGCCTGGCTGCAATACCCGGGAGATCGCGGACAAGCTGATTGAGCTCAAGGCAGAGATCGAGGAGCTGCAGCAGCGAGAGCAAGAACTAGACCAGCACAAGGTGTGGGTGCAGCAGAGCATCCGGAACGTCACAGAGGACGTGCAGAACAGCTG CTTGGCCTACGTGACTCATGAGGACATCTGCAGATGCTTTGCTG GAGACACCCTCCTTGCCATCCGGGCCCCGTCGGGCACCAGCCTGGAGGTGCCCATCCCAGAG GGCCTCAATGGGCAGAAGAAGTACCAGATTCACCTGAAGAGCGTAAGTGGCCCCATCGAGGTGCTGCTGGTGAACAAGGAGGCATGGAGCTCACCACCTGTGGCGGTGCCTGTGCCGCCACCTGAAGATCTGCTCCAGAGCCCACCTGCTGTCTCTACTCCTCCGCCTCTGCCCAAGCCTGCTCTGGCCCCGCCCCAGGATGCCTCACGCCCAAGCAGTCCCCAGGTGACCACCCCCAACCCTGTTCCCGGCAGCACCGAAGCCCAGGGGGTGGCCGGTCCAGCCGCTGAGCTCACAG TGAGTGCTGGCCCTGGAACCGATAACAAGGACGGTGGTGAGCTCAGCTCCCTCCCGCTGGGCCTGACAGCACTGGACACCCGGCCGCTGCAGTCCTCTGCCCTGTtggacagcagcagcagcagcagcagcaatagcaGTTCATCCGGACCCAACCCTTCTACCTCCTTTGAGCCCATCAAGGCAGACCCCACAGGTG CCAAAGCTGGCCAGCCCCCTGCCATCAACCAGAGCTCTGCCAGCCAAG TTCTGGAGCTCCCCAAAGAGCTGTCAGAAATCTTTGATCCCACTCGAG agTGCATGAGCTCAGAGCTCTTGGAGGAGCTGATGTCCTCAGAAG TGTTTGCACCCCTCCTCCGCCTTTCTCCACCCCCTGGAGACCACGATTACATCTACAACCTGGATGAGAGTGAAGGTGTCTGTGACCTCTTTGATGTGCCTGTTCTCAACCTCTGA
- the E2F4 gene encoding transcription factor E2F4 isoform X2 yields the protein MAEAGPQAPPPPGTPSRHEKSLGLLTTKFVSLLQEAKDGVLDLKLTTPDQVSPESGAEHSPLSSACQAADTLAVRQKRRIYDITNVLEGIGLIEKKSKNSIQWKGVGPGCNTREIADKLIELKAEIEELQQREQELDQHKVWVQQSIRNVTEDVQNSCLAYVTHEDICRCFAGDTLLAIRAPSGTSLEVPIPEGLNGQKKYQIHLKSVSGPIEVLLVNKEAWSSPPVAVPVPPPEDLLQSPPAVSTPPPLPKPALAPPQDASRPSSPQVTTPNPVPGSTEAQGVAGPAAELTVSAGPGTDNKDGGELSSLPLGLTALDTRPLQSSALLDSSSSSSSNSSSSGPNPSTSFEPIKADPTGVLELPKELSEIFDPTRECMSSELLEELMSSEVFAPLLRLSPPPGDHDYIYNLDESEGVCDLFDVPVLNL from the exons ATGGCGGAGGCCGGGCCGCAGGCGCCGCCGCCCCCGGGCACACCAAGCCGGCACGAGAAGAGTTTGGGACTTCTCACTACCAAGTTCGTGTCGCTTCTGCAGGAGGCAAAGGACGGCGTGCTTGACCTCAAGCTG ACTACTCCAGACCAAGTCTCACCTGAGAGTGGGGCTGAGCATTCCCCACTCTCTTCTGCCTGCCAGGCAGCTGACACCCTAGCTGTTCGCCAGAAGCGGCGGATTTATGACATTACTAACGTGCTGGAAGGTATCGGGCTGATCGAGAAAAAATCCAAGAATAGCATCCAGTGGAA GGGCGTGGGGCCTGGCTGCAATACCCGGGAGATCGCGGACAAGCTGATTGAGCTCAAGGCAGAGATCGAGGAGCTGCAGCAGCGAGAGCAAGAACTAGACCAGCACAAGGTGTGGGTGCAGCAGAGCATCCGGAACGTCACAGAGGACGTGCAGAACAGCTG CTTGGCCTACGTGACTCATGAGGACATCTGCAGATGCTTTGCTG GAGACACCCTCCTTGCCATCCGGGCCCCGTCGGGCACCAGCCTGGAGGTGCCCATCCCAGAG GGCCTCAATGGGCAGAAGAAGTACCAGATTCACCTGAAGAGCGTAAGTGGCCCCATCGAGGTGCTGCTGGTGAACAAGGAGGCATGGAGCTCACCACCTGTGGCGGTGCCTGTGCCGCCACCTGAAGATCTGCTCCAGAGCCCACCTGCTGTCTCTACTCCTCCGCCTCTGCCCAAGCCTGCTCTGGCCCCGCCCCAGGATGCCTCACGCCCAAGCAGTCCCCAGGTGACCACCCCCAACCCTGTTCCCGGCAGCACCGAAGCCCAGGGGGTGGCCGGTCCAGCCGCTGAGCTCACAG TGAGTGCTGGCCCTGGAACCGATAACAAGGACGGTGGTGAGCTCAGCTCCCTCCCGCTGGGCCTGACAGCACTGGACACCCGGCCGCTGCAGTCCTCTGCCCTGTtggacagcagcagcagcagcagcagcaatagcaGTTCATCCGGACCCAACCCTTCTACCTCCTTTGAGCCCATCAAGGCAGACCCCACAGGTG TTCTGGAGCTCCCCAAAGAGCTGTCAGAAATCTTTGATCCCACTCGAG agTGCATGAGCTCAGAGCTCTTGGAGGAGCTGATGTCCTCAGAAG TGTTTGCACCCCTCCTCCGCCTTTCTCCACCCCCTGGAGACCACGATTACATCTACAACCTGGATGAGAGTGAAGGTGTCTGTGACCTCTTTGATGTGCCTGTTCTCAACCTCTGA
- the E2F4 gene encoding transcription factor E2F4 isoform X4 — MAEAGPQAPPPPGTPSRHEKSLGLLTTKFVSLLQEAKDGVLDLKLAADTLAVRQKRRIYDITNVLEGIGLIEKKSKNSIQWKGVGPGCNTREIADKLIELKAEIEELQQREQELDQHKVWVQQSIRNVTEDVQNSCLAYVTHEDICRCFAGDTLLAIRAPSGTSLEVPIPEGLNGQKKYQIHLKSVSGPIEVLLVNKEAWSSPPVAVPVPPPEDLLQSPPAVSTPPPLPKPALAPPQDASRPSSPQVTTPNPVPGSTEAQGVAGPAAELTVSAGPGTDNKDGGELSSLPLGLTALDTRPLQSSALLDSSSSSSSNSSSSGPNPSTSFEPIKADPTGVLELPKELSEIFDPTRECMSSELLEELMSSEVFAPLLRLSPPPGDHDYIYNLDESEGVCDLFDVPVLNL, encoded by the exons ATGGCGGAGGCCGGGCCGCAGGCGCCGCCGCCCCCGGGCACACCAAGCCGGCACGAGAAGAGTTTGGGACTTCTCACTACCAAGTTCGTGTCGCTTCTGCAGGAGGCAAAGGACGGCGTGCTTGACCTCAAGCTG GCAGCTGACACCCTAGCTGTTCGCCAGAAGCGGCGGATTTATGACATTACTAACGTGCTGGAAGGTATCGGGCTGATCGAGAAAAAATCCAAGAATAGCATCCAGTGGAA GGGCGTGGGGCCTGGCTGCAATACCCGGGAGATCGCGGACAAGCTGATTGAGCTCAAGGCAGAGATCGAGGAGCTGCAGCAGCGAGAGCAAGAACTAGACCAGCACAAGGTGTGGGTGCAGCAGAGCATCCGGAACGTCACAGAGGACGTGCAGAACAGCTG CTTGGCCTACGTGACTCATGAGGACATCTGCAGATGCTTTGCTG GAGACACCCTCCTTGCCATCCGGGCCCCGTCGGGCACCAGCCTGGAGGTGCCCATCCCAGAG GGCCTCAATGGGCAGAAGAAGTACCAGATTCACCTGAAGAGCGTAAGTGGCCCCATCGAGGTGCTGCTGGTGAACAAGGAGGCATGGAGCTCACCACCTGTGGCGGTGCCTGTGCCGCCACCTGAAGATCTGCTCCAGAGCCCACCTGCTGTCTCTACTCCTCCGCCTCTGCCCAAGCCTGCTCTGGCCCCGCCCCAGGATGCCTCACGCCCAAGCAGTCCCCAGGTGACCACCCCCAACCCTGTTCCCGGCAGCACCGAAGCCCAGGGGGTGGCCGGTCCAGCCGCTGAGCTCACAG TGAGTGCTGGCCCTGGAACCGATAACAAGGACGGTGGTGAGCTCAGCTCCCTCCCGCTGGGCCTGACAGCACTGGACACCCGGCCGCTGCAGTCCTCTGCCCTGTtggacagcagcagcagcagcagcagcaatagcaGTTCATCCGGACCCAACCCTTCTACCTCCTTTGAGCCCATCAAGGCAGACCCCACAGGTG TTCTGGAGCTCCCCAAAGAGCTGTCAGAAATCTTTGATCCCACTCGAG agTGCATGAGCTCAGAGCTCTTGGAGGAGCTGATGTCCTCAGAAG TGTTTGCACCCCTCCTCCGCCTTTCTCCACCCCCTGGAGACCACGATTACATCTACAACCTGGATGAGAGTGAAGGTGTCTGTGACCTCTTTGATGTGCCTGTTCTCAACCTCTGA
- the E2F4 gene encoding transcription factor E2F4 isoform X3: MAEAGPQAPPPPGTPSRHEKSLGLLTTKFVSLLQEAKDGVLDLKLAADTLAVRQKRRIYDITNVLEGIGLIEKKSKNSIQWKGVGPGCNTREIADKLIELKAEIEELQQREQELDQHKVWVQQSIRNVTEDVQNSCLAYVTHEDICRCFAGDTLLAIRAPSGTSLEVPIPEGLNGQKKYQIHLKSVSGPIEVLLVNKEAWSSPPVAVPVPPPEDLLQSPPAVSTPPPLPKPALAPPQDASRPSSPQVTTPNPVPGSTEAQGVAGPAAELTVSAGPGTDNKDGGELSSLPLGLTALDTRPLQSSALLDSSSSSSSNSSSSGPNPSTSFEPIKADPTGAKAGQPPAINQSSASQVLELPKELSEIFDPTRECMSSELLEELMSSEVFAPLLRLSPPPGDHDYIYNLDESEGVCDLFDVPVLNL, encoded by the exons ATGGCGGAGGCCGGGCCGCAGGCGCCGCCGCCCCCGGGCACACCAAGCCGGCACGAGAAGAGTTTGGGACTTCTCACTACCAAGTTCGTGTCGCTTCTGCAGGAGGCAAAGGACGGCGTGCTTGACCTCAAGCTG GCAGCTGACACCCTAGCTGTTCGCCAGAAGCGGCGGATTTATGACATTACTAACGTGCTGGAAGGTATCGGGCTGATCGAGAAAAAATCCAAGAATAGCATCCAGTGGAA GGGCGTGGGGCCTGGCTGCAATACCCGGGAGATCGCGGACAAGCTGATTGAGCTCAAGGCAGAGATCGAGGAGCTGCAGCAGCGAGAGCAAGAACTAGACCAGCACAAGGTGTGGGTGCAGCAGAGCATCCGGAACGTCACAGAGGACGTGCAGAACAGCTG CTTGGCCTACGTGACTCATGAGGACATCTGCAGATGCTTTGCTG GAGACACCCTCCTTGCCATCCGGGCCCCGTCGGGCACCAGCCTGGAGGTGCCCATCCCAGAG GGCCTCAATGGGCAGAAGAAGTACCAGATTCACCTGAAGAGCGTAAGTGGCCCCATCGAGGTGCTGCTGGTGAACAAGGAGGCATGGAGCTCACCACCTGTGGCGGTGCCTGTGCCGCCACCTGAAGATCTGCTCCAGAGCCCACCTGCTGTCTCTACTCCTCCGCCTCTGCCCAAGCCTGCTCTGGCCCCGCCCCAGGATGCCTCACGCCCAAGCAGTCCCCAGGTGACCACCCCCAACCCTGTTCCCGGCAGCACCGAAGCCCAGGGGGTGGCCGGTCCAGCCGCTGAGCTCACAG TGAGTGCTGGCCCTGGAACCGATAACAAGGACGGTGGTGAGCTCAGCTCCCTCCCGCTGGGCCTGACAGCACTGGACACCCGGCCGCTGCAGTCCTCTGCCCTGTtggacagcagcagcagcagcagcagcaatagcaGTTCATCCGGACCCAACCCTTCTACCTCCTTTGAGCCCATCAAGGCAGACCCCACAGGTG CCAAAGCTGGCCAGCCCCCTGCCATCAACCAGAGCTCTGCCAGCCAAG TTCTGGAGCTCCCCAAAGAGCTGTCAGAAATCTTTGATCCCACTCGAG agTGCATGAGCTCAGAGCTCTTGGAGGAGCTGATGTCCTCAGAAG TGTTTGCACCCCTCCTCCGCCTTTCTCCACCCCCTGGAGACCACGATTACATCTACAACCTGGATGAGAGTGAAGGTGTCTGTGACCTCTTTGATGTGCCTGTTCTCAACCTCTGA